In the Acidimicrobiales bacterium genome, GTATCCGGATCCAACTCGACCTCGGTGTCCCGCAGCTCGATCTGGAGCTTCCCGCCGCCGGCATCGGTGATGGCACTGCGAACAGTGCCGAAAGACGCCAGGTGAGCGAGGCTGACCCCGGTGAGATCCGACATGGGCACGTTCGGCACGTTGAGGTTGATCACCGTCGTCGGCGGCGCGCCGATCAGCCATCTCGTCGCCAGCACCGCCACCCGGGCGGCGGTGTCCCAGTGGATCTCGTCACCCGCACCCGTGCTCACCGCCAGGCCGGAGATACCGAAGTTGGCCGCCGTGAGCGCCGCGCCGACGGTGCCGGAGTGCAGGGTCGACCGCCCCGTGTTGTGTCCGGGATTGATGCCCGAGACCACGAGCTCGGGCGGAGTCCCGAAACCGCCCAGGCGGGCCAGCAGGACGATCAGGGCTGGCGGTCCGTCGACCCCCAGGGCCTCCAGCCCTTCCGCACCAGGCAGGGAGACGGACTCGTAGGAGATCCCTTGGCTCTGGGCGACCGGGCCGATGGCCGAGCTGCTGCCGCTGCAGTCCTCGAGCGGCGCCGCCACCAGGAGGTCGTGTCCGTCCCCCTCCATGGCGGCGGCGAGCGCCGCCAGACCGGGACTGCCGACCCCGTCGTCGTTCGTGACCAGTACACGCATGTCGACGGCGAGCTGACGCCGGCTACGCCTGGTCGTCCAGCTCGTCGACCTCGGGGATGCCGAGATCCCAATCGAGGAGGAGGTTTTCCCGCTCGGCGTCTCGAACCACCCGCTCCCGGTTGCGGCGGAACTGTGGGTCGTGGGGAGGCAGCAGCACCAATCGGGCCAGCGTTCGCTGCCGGAACTCCTCGATCAGGGCACGATCGCCGAAATCGGACTGCACCTCCCAGTGGGGGGCAACCGGACCCAGGTAGACCACCCGAACGTGCCCCCGGGGAGGCTGCGGTGCCTCCAGATCCTCGGGCAGCTGCGACATGATCTCCTCCTCGTATTGGCCCTGGTGGCCGTCCCCTCTAGGTTAGTGGGGCGCCATCCCGGGACTCGTCGGCGACGTACACCATCCCAGGAACCAATCGGCCCCTCGTAGCGTTGATGAGGAAACGGAGGTGACATGGACAACGAATGGATGACAGAGGGCAAGTGCCAGGACATGCCCCCTTCGGTCTTCTTCCCCAACGATGGTGTCGGGGTGGAGATCGCACGCCGCATCTGCGTTGACTGCCCGGTCAAGGCTCCGTGTCTGGAGTATGCGCTGCTCAACCGCATCGACCACGGCGTCTGGGGCGGTGCCTCAGAACGTGAGCGCAGGCGGATCGCACGCCGGAGGAGGCTCGAGACGGTCACTGACTCCCGCTGAGGGTGTCGACGACCTCTCGAGACAGCGACCTGAGGTGTCCGAGCAGGCTCAGCTGGTGAGGCTGGGGGATCGACCTGGCGGCGGCCACCACATCGGCAGTGGGCCCGTCTCCGATGGCCGTGAGGACGGTGGGGCCCCCCTGCCAGGTGACCACTTCGCCGCCCGCCCACTGGTAGCTCCGCCTCGACCCCGAGAGGCGACCCGGTTGCTCGAAAATCGATAGTCCGTGCACGCCGTCGCTGTAGACGACTCGTAGGCCTCCGGAGACGGACCCGACCTGCACCCGCTTGTATCCACCGGCCAGCTGTGACGGCGCCGAGTACTCCTCGGAGAGCCGAGGGGGGGCCGGCGTGCTGGTGGACCGGGCCGCTGCCGTGACCGGAGCGCCCGGCGCGTGGGTCAGCCGCAGGGTCAGATCGTCGAACTCCATCGACCGCACCACCGAGCCGTCACTGTCGAGCTCAACCCGGGCGAGGACCAGCCCCGTGGCTTGGTCCACCGTGAGGATCTCTCTGGACCCGGCGCCCGACCAGATCTGCATCTCGGTCGTGGGCCGGCCGGCGACGATCGGCCCGCTGGCCTCGGTCGTGTGGTACTTGCCCGCGAGCGAGGGGAGCGGTCCCACGGTGGCGGGCCACTCCACCACCTGGGATCGGCCCGGTCCGCCCATGCGAATGACGCCGCCGGCACCCTGGACCGGAAGCTGCGCCCGGTGGACACCTGACCGGTCGACCCACGTGAACTGGACGAGGCCGTCGAAGTCGAGTCCTTCGAGGCGCCCGTCGGGGGTCACCGCGGCGCTCCCGCCCGTGCGGGGGGAGACGACAGAGCCCGTCGATGACGTCGGGCCCGCGGCGACGCCGGCGGCGGCAGCCGCCACCGCAAGGGTAGGTATGGCGACGAAGACGCCGGCCAGGAGGAGGACGACCCTCACGACCCGCCGACGGGTCAACTCAGGGACTCGTGGTGGTCGGGACGTCGACGGGGGCCATCTGACTGATGGGGTCGGGACTCGGGGTCGACGTGGCGTGAATGCGCTCGAAGCGGTTGA is a window encoding:
- a CDS encoding 5'/3'-nucleotidase SurE; translated protein: MRVLVTNDDGVGSPGLAALAAAMEGDGHDLLVAAPLEDCSGSSSAIGPVAQSQGISYESVSLPGAEGLEALGVDGPPALIVLLARLGGFGTPPELVVSGINPGHNTGRSTLHSGTVGAALTAANFGISGLAVSTGAGDEIHWDTAARVAVLATRWLIGAPPTTVINLNVPNVPMSDLTGVSLAHLASFGTVRSAITDAGGGKLQIELRDTEVELDPDTDTALVGRGIVAVTPIVGIRAAGESDVAAFLENELAQPGREWPGGLAAATGGPRDRETSGGQRWRAAPGPPLEPRAGSG
- a CDS encoding WhiB family transcriptional regulator, whose amino-acid sequence is MDNEWMTEGKCQDMPPSVFFPNDGVGVEIARRICVDCPVKAPCLEYALLNRIDHGVWGGASERERRRIARRRRLETVTDSR